The Brassica oleracea var. oleracea cultivar TO1000 unplaced genomic scaffold, BOL UnpScaffold01326, whole genome shotgun sequence genome includes a region encoding these proteins:
- the LOC106321226 gene encoding polyadenylate-binding protein-interacting protein 13-like produces the protein MIMAVPENDDVKVDSSDQNLDNNTASLAATMRPPSPDDQNPESNSSVETPNSTKGSEGALKSEISHMDVKFSKLNPMAREYVPQPLAPTLPVFVENSLWFTNSFAMQAFSAEDNDLFDTRRMNFGQWKRRMSKKTSLAQKEEVIRRTVHVLDIDQQVTEEQLAGLFQSCGQVVDCRICGDNKSILRLAFIEFTDEEGARAALSLSGTLFGSYPIQVRLSKTAIAPVNPSLLPKSQEEREKCAKTVYCTNIDKKVTQMELEDFFKAACGEIQHVRLIGDCHHQTCIAFVEFKLVESAVSALNCSGIVLGGLPLRVSQSKTPVETNLI, from the exons ATGATCATGGCTGTCCCGGAAAATGATGATGTGAAAGTGGACTCTTCTGATCAAAATCTAGACAACAACACTGCTTCATTAGCAGCTACGATGAGGCCGCCATCTCCTGATGATCAGAACCCTGAATCCAACTCTTCTGTTGAGACACCAAACTCAACAAAGGGCAGTGAAGGGGCTCTCAAGAGTGAGATAAGTCATATGGATGTTAAGTTTTCTAAACTAAATCCGATGGCTAGGGAGTATGTTCCACAGCCACTTGCTCCAACCCTCCCTGTGTTTGTGGAGAATAGCTTATGGTTTACCAACAGTTTCGCAATGCAAGCTTTCTCTGCTGAGGACAATGACCTTTTCGATACAAGg AGAATGAACTTTGGCCAATGGAAGCGAAGGATGAGCAAGAAAACAAGCCTGGCTCAGAAGGAAGAAGTAATCAGGAGAACTGTCCATGTCTTAGACATTGATCAACAG GTTACTGAGGAGCAACTTGCTGGTCTCTTTCAATCTTGTGGCCAG GTTGTTGATTGTCGTATATGCGGTGACAATAAATCGATTCTCCGTCTTGCCTTCATTGAGTTCACTGATGAAG AGGGAGCTAGGGCTGCTTTAAGCCTATCAGGAACACTGTTTGGTTCTTATCCTATACAAGTTCGTCTATCAAAAACAGCTATTGCACCTGTGAACCCGAGTCTCCTTCCAAAG TCTCAGGAAGAGCGTGAGAAATGTGCAAAGACTGTTTACTGTACTAATATCGACAAGAAG GTCACTCAGATGGAACTGGAAGATTTCTTTAAAGCAGCATGTGGGGAG atTCAACATGTGAGGCTTATTGGAGACTGTCATCACCAAACCTGCATTGCTTTTGTTGAATTTAAGCTG gTGGAAAGTGCAGTTTCTGCTCTTAATTGCAGCGGTATTGTCTTGGGCGGTCTCCCTTTAAG GGTGAGCCAGTCAAAGACACCAGTAGAGACCAACCTGATTTAA